GAGACGCTGGAGGAATACTGGGACTGCACGCTGGACGCGCTGACCTTCACCCTGCCCGACGGCACCCTGACAGGCCCGGAGCTGGTGGTGGACGACGGCGGCGACGTGACGCTGCTGATCCACAAGGGTTACGAGCTGGAGAACGGCAGCAAGTGGGTCGACGAGCCGGCCTCCTCGCACGAGGAGCAGGTGATCAAGAACCTGCTCAAGCGCGTGGCCAGCGAGCGCCCGGGCTACTGGACGCGCGTGGTCGCCGACTGGAAGGGCGTGTCCGAAGAGACCACCACCGGCGTGCACCGCCTCTACCAGATCGCCGAGGCCGGCAAGCTGCTGGTGCCGGCGATCAACGTCAACGACTCGGTCACCAAGTCCAAGTTCGACAACCTCTACGGCTGTCGCGAATCGCTGGCCGATGGCCTCAAGCGCGCCATGGACGTCATGCTGGCCGGCAAGGTCGCCGTGGTCTGCGGCTACGGCGATGTGGGCAAGGGCTCGGCGCATTCGCTGCGCGCCTACGGCGCCCGCGTGATCGTCACCGAGATCGATCCGATCTGCGCCCTGCAGGCGGCGATGGAAGGCTTCGAGGTCAACACCGTCGAAGACACCCTGGGCCAGGCCGACATCTACGTCACCACCACCGGCAACAAGGACATCATCACCCTCGAGCACATGAAGGCCATGAAGGACCAGGCCATCGTGTGCAACATCGGCCACTTCGACAACGAGATCCAGGTCGATGCGCTGTACGCCTCGGGCGCGGTGAAGACCAACATCAAGCCGCAGGTGGACAAGTTCACCTTCGCCAACGGCAACAGCATCTTCCTGCTGGCCGAAGGCCGCCTGGTCAACCTGGGCTGCGCCACCGGCCACCCGAGCTTCGTGATGTCCAACAGCTTCGCCAACCAGACCCTGGCGCAGATCGACCTGTGGGCCAACAAGGACGTGTACGAGAAGACCGTCTACCGCCTGCCCAAGCAGCTGGACGAGGAAGTCGCGCGCCTGCACCTGGACAAGATCGGCGTGAAGCTGACCAAGCTCACCACGCAGCAGGCCGACTACCTCGGCGTGCCGGTGGAAGGCCCGTACAAGCCGGATCACTACCGCTACTGATCGACGCAGCGGTCGTCGCGTGATCACGAACGGGCGCCGCGAGGCGCCCGTTCGCATTTGGCGGCTGGGCAGCGCGCTCGCCCGACCCGGGTCGCCTGTAGCACGCCTGTGCTACATTGCCGCAAGGTCACCGCCGGAAGCCCTCCCATGAGCACCACGACCATCCGCCTGCCGGACGCGCTCAAGGCCCGCATCGCGAAAGCCGCCGAAGCCGCGGGCACCACGTCGCACAACTTCATCCTGGAAGCCATCGCCGAGAAGACCGAGCAGGCCGAGCGGCGCGCCGACTTCCTGGCGGAGGCAGATCAGCGCTGGGCCGAGTTCCTGGAAACGGGTGAAAGCATTCCCTGGGAGGAGATGCGCCGCTATCTGATGGGCCGAATCCAAGGCAAGGACATGCCGCGTCCGGTCGCCCGCAAACTCGCGAAATGACATGGCGCACGTGGAGTTCCTGCCCCGCGTGTACCAGGACCTGCAGCGCATCGTCAGCCATCTGGAACAGCACGAGGTCGAGCACGTCCCGGACCGCCTGGGCGAGCTTGTCAGTGCGTTCGACGTGCTCACGGACAACCCCTTGATCGGCCGCCCCATCCACGGGGATTTGAGGGAGCTGGTGATCGGGCGCAGCGCCCGTGGCTACGTCGCGCTGTACCAGTACGCAGCCGCCTTGGAGACCGTGTTCGTCCTCGGAGTTCGCGCACAGCGCGAATCGGGTTACCCAAGCGATGCGTGAAACCGGGTCTGACGAACGCCGCTTTCATCGCGTCGCGCAACCTAGGCCTCGACATGGCGGAGTGCACACAGGTCCACGACTGGATTCTCTGCCCTGGCCGGCGAACGAACCAGAACTCTCTTCGACCCGAAGCCATAGGACTTAACGCGCGAAGCAGCGGTCCGGCGGGCGGTGGCCGCGACGAGCGAGGCAGGATGCCGAGCGCCCGAATCAGGGCAGGATGCCCTGATTGAGGGAAAAGCGGCCACCGCCCGCCGGACCGCTGCCCTTCCGAAGTGAACCGCAACACGCACACACCGCGTTCCCTCGATCAAGCGAGAAGAGCCGCTTCGAAAAAACCGGCCCGCCATCATCGACAATGCGCCCATGACGCCCGCCATCGCCCTGCTCAAGCGCGAGAAGATCACCCACACCGTGCACAGCTACGCGCACGACCCCAAGGCCGATTCCTACGGGGGCGAGGCGGTGGAGAAGCTGGGCCTGGACCCCGCTCAGGTGTTCAAGACCCTACTGGCGAGCAGCGAGACCCATGAACTGCTGGTGGCGATCGTGCCCGTGGCGGGGCAGCTCGACCTCAAGGCCCTGGCGGAAGCCGCCGGCTGCAAGCGCTGCGAGATGGCCGGCGTCGACGAAGCGCAGCGCGCCACCGGCTACCTGGTCGGCGGCATCAGCCCCCTCGCACAGAAGAAGCGCCTGCGCAGCTTCCTCGACGCCAGCGCACAGGCGCTGCCCCGCCTGCACGTCAGCGCCGGACGGCGCGGCCTGGAAGTCGAACTGGCCCCCGCCGACCTGCTGCGCCTGACCGGCGGCCGCTACGCCCCGATCGGCAGGCCGCGTTGAGCGAGCCGCGCCGCCGAAGCGAGCGCACGCCGCCTCAGAACGCCACCTGGAAGCGCGTGTTGAACGTATAACCTTCGTCCTGCCCCCGATAGGCGCCGCTGCGGTTGTCGGTCTGCCAGAAGACCGCATCGAGCATGACGCGCGCATAGTCGTTGAGGTACCAGTTGGTGCCCACCGTCCAGGCATGCCCGGTCCCGCCCGTGGGCAGCTCGTCGTAGTCCACATCCTCGTAGCGCGCGCGCAGCTCCCAGGCCCCGCGCCCGCCCGACGTGACCGGATCCTGCACCTTGACCTTGCCCCAGGTGCCGCTCTTGGCCGTATAGGCCGGGCTGGCCCCGGACAGGAACACACCGCCGGACACCGTCCAGGCCGAATGATCCACGTCGTAGCGGCCCGCACTGCCCACCCCGCCGATGCGGCGCGTGCCCCACTCGCCGCTCACCCAGCCCGGCCCGAAGAAACCCGCCGCTTCCACGCCATAGGCCGTGCCACGCTCGGCACCGGCCAGCGCGCCCGGCGCGATCTTGACCAGATCGTTGAAGTGGCCCGAGATCGCCGAGCTGCGCAGCACACCGGTGGCCCCGGCAGGAATGTCCTCGTGGAACGCCCACGCCCCCAGATGCACCGTGGCGGCCTCGCTCAGCAGCGGGTTCCAGTGCGCGCGCGCGGCTACGGTCAGGCTGTCGTTGTCCTCGCCGGCGTTGTTGAGATCGTTGCCCGCCACCGACAGGCTGGCGTGCCAGCCCTGCCCGAACACCCGCTCGGTCAGCCCCACGCCGAACAGGCCGCGCTGGGGCAGGATCAGCGTGCCGACCACGTTGCGATCGGCGAACGGCGTGTTGGTCGTGCTGCTGGAACCATCCAGGCCGCGGTCGTTGAGCCGGTTGCCGATGCTCAGCTCGGCCTGGGTGCCGAACAGGCGGTGATCGACGCTGGCGTAGACCGACTTCCAGGCCACCTCGTTGTCGGCGAAGTCGCCCTCCACCACATAGCCCAGCCGGCCATAGCTGCCCTCGGCGCCCAGGCGCACCGAGCGGATCTCGGTGCCGGAGATGTTGCGGTCGGCGAAGTCCGAGCCGCCCGTGCTGGAGGCGTCCACGAACAACCGACCGCGCGGCCGGAAGGTGAAGCTGCCATCGGCGTTGGAGAACTGCGGCGCGCCCTTGGACCAGCTGACCTTGGGCGCCTTGGACTGGGCGGCCTCGACCTTGGCCACGCGCGCCTCCAGCGCCGGGTCCGCGGCGGCCGGCGCCGGTGCGACCGCCGCGGTGCTCGTGCTGCCGCCGCCTTCGACCGCCTTCAGGCGCGCCTCCAGTTGCTCGATCTTCAGGGCCTGCGCCTGCACCAGGCGGGTGAGTTCTGCCTGGCTCAGCGCCTGCGCGCCGGCCTGGCCGGTGGTCAGCAACAGGCCGATCGCCACCGTCAGCGCTGCCTTGGGCAGCACGTGGATTCGCATCATGGGAAAGCTCTCTCTCGGGCACGGCGACGCAGGCGCGTCGGCGGCCACACGGGGATGGTGCGGGGGATGGGTCCAGCGCGGTGCCGGCTAGAGCGCCGGCACCGTGACGCGTGCGATCAGCTGGTCGCGCCCTGCTGGGCGTTGGGACGCCAGGTGATCACGCGGTTCTCGACGATGTCGAGCAAGGCATCGATGATCAGCACGAAGGCGGCCAGGATGATGATGCCGGCGAACACGCCGACCGCATTGAAATTGCCTTCGGCCTGCGCGATCAGATAGCCCAGGCCCGCCGAGGCGCCCAGATACTCGCCGATGATCGCGCCGACCACCGCGAAGCCCACCGAGGTGCGCAGCGAGGACAGGATCCAGCTGGCCGCCGCCGGGAAGTACACATGCCGCAGCAGATCCCCGCGCCCGGCGCCGAGGATGCGCGCATTGGCCAGCACGGTGGGATTGACCTCGCGCACGCCCTGCATCGCGTTGAAGAAGGTGGTGAAGAACACCAGCGTCACCGCCAGCGCCACCTTCGACCACAGCCCCAGGCCCAGCCACAGCACGAAGATCGGCGCCAGCACCACGCGCGGGATCGCGTTGAAGCCCTTGATGAACGGGTCCAGGATCCGCGCCGACCGCCGGCTCAGCCCCAGCCACACACCACCGGCCACGCCCAGCGCGGTGCCGATCAGATAGCCCAGCGCGGTCTCGGTCAGGGTGATGTAGACGTGCTGGTAGAACGAGGTGTCCGACAGCCAGGTCCACATCTGCCGCGCGATGCCCGACGGCGCCGGGAAGAAGAATGGATCGATCAGCCCGCTGGCCACGCCGGCTTCCCAGCCGCCGAACAGCACGACGATCAGGACGATCTGGATCAGTTTGTCAGTCTTGGCGTGCATAGCTCTTCTCCACTTCGCCGCGCAGGCAGGCCCAGATGTCGCGGTACAGGTCGGTGAATCGTTGATCCAGCTTGATCTCGGCCACGTTGCGCGGGCGCTCCAGGTCGACATCGAAGCTGCGCACCACGCGGCTGGCCGGCCCCGCTGAGAGCACCACGACGCGGTCGCCCAGCGCGATGGCCTCTTCCAGGTCGTGGGTGATCAGCACGACCGAGCGGCGGTCTTCCTGCCACAGCCGCAGCAGCTCGTTCTGCATCAGGTGGCGGGTGTGGATGTCGAGCGCGGAGAACGGCTCGTCCATCAGGATCACCTTGGGCTCGACGATCAGCGCCTGCGCCATCTGCACGCGCTTGCGCTGGCCGCCGGAGAGCTGGTGCGGATACCGATGCTCGAAGCCGGACAGGCCCACCTTGGCCAGCCAGGCGCGCGCGCGTTCCTCGCGCTCCTTGGCCGCCATGCCGCGGAAGCGCAGGCCGAGCTCGACGTTCTGCAGCGCGGTCTTCCACGGCAGCAGCGCGTCCTGCTGGAACAGGTAGCCCACCGACTTCTGCACGCCCTTGACCGGCACGCCGTCGATCGTGATGCCGCCGCTGGCCGGCGTCAGCAGGCCGGCCACCGCGTTGAGCACGGTGCTCTTGCCGCAGCCGGTCGGCCCGACGATGGCGACGAACTCGCCGTTGCCCACCTGCAGGTCGACCTCGCGCACCGCGGTGAAGTCGCCGAAGGACATGGTCACCTTGTCGATGGCGACCATGGTCTCGGCGGGATGGAACTGGGGTGCGCCATTGAGGCTGCGCACACTGGCGTTGAGCGCCATCAGGGAATCCTCCGGTTATTGCCTGGCCGCG
The window above is part of the Pseudoxanthomonas sp. X-1 genome. Proteins encoded here:
- a CDS encoding ABC transporter permease, yielding MHAKTDKLIQIVLIVVLFGGWEAGVASGLIDPFFFPAPSGIARQMWTWLSDTSFYQHVYITLTETALGYLIGTALGVAGGVWLGLSRRSARILDPFIKGFNAIPRVVLAPIFVLWLGLGLWSKVALAVTLVFFTTFFNAMQGVREVNPTVLANARILGAGRGDLLRHVYFPAAASWILSSLRTSVGFAVVGAIIGEYLGASAGLGYLIAQAEGNFNAVGVFAGIIILAAFVLIIDALLDIVENRVITWRPNAQQGATS
- a CDS encoding ABC transporter ATP-binding protein, with protein sequence MALNASVRSLNGAPQFHPAETMVAIDKVTMSFGDFTAVREVDLQVGNGEFVAIVGPTGCGKSTVLNAVAGLLTPASGGITIDGVPVKGVQKSVGYLFQQDALLPWKTALQNVELGLRFRGMAAKEREERARAWLAKVGLSGFEHRYPHQLSGGQRKRVQMAQALIVEPKVILMDEPFSALDIHTRHLMQNELLRLWQEDRRSVVLITHDLEEAIALGDRVVVLSAGPASRVVRSFDVDLERPRNVAEIKLDQRFTDLYRDIWACLRGEVEKSYARQD
- a CDS encoding DUF1778 domain-containing protein gives rise to the protein MSTTTIRLPDALKARIAKAAEAAGTTSHNFILEAIAEKTEQAERRADFLAEADQRWAEFLETGESIPWEEMRRYLMGRIQGKDMPRPVARKLAK
- the ahcY gene encoding adenosylhomocysteinase; protein product: MNAQLKTFSTEGDYKVADISLADWGRKELDIAEHEMPGLMSIRRKYQATAPLKGVRVTGSLHMTIQTAVLIETLKDIGADVRWASCNIFSTQDHAAAAIAATGTPVFAWKGETLEEYWDCTLDALTFTLPDGTLTGPELVVDDGGDVTLLIHKGYELENGSKWVDEPASSHEEQVIKNLLKRVASERPGYWTRVVADWKGVSEETTTGVHRLYQIAEAGKLLVPAINVNDSVTKSKFDNLYGCRESLADGLKRAMDVMLAGKVAVVCGYGDVGKGSAHSLRAYGARVIVTEIDPICALQAAMEGFEVNTVEDTLGQADIYVTTTGNKDIITLEHMKAMKDQAIVCNIGHFDNEIQVDALYASGAVKTNIKPQVDKFTFANGNSIFLLAEGRLVNLGCATGHPSFVMSNSFANQTLAQIDLWANKDVYEKTVYRLPKQLDEEVARLHLDKIGVKLTKLTTQQADYLGVPVEGPYKPDHYRY
- a CDS encoding type II toxin-antitoxin system RelE/ParE family toxin, yielding MAHVEFLPRVYQDLQRIVSHLEQHEVEHVPDRLGELVSAFDVLTDNPLIGRPIHGDLRELVIGRSARGYVALYQYAAALETVFVLGVRAQRESGYPSDA
- a CDS encoding porin, with amino-acid sequence MMRIHVLPKAALTVAIGLLLTTGQAGAQALSQAELTRLVQAQALKIEQLEARLKAVEGGGSTSTAAVAPAPAAADPALEARVAKVEAAQSKAPKVSWSKGAPQFSNADGSFTFRPRGRLFVDASSTGGSDFADRNISGTEIRSVRLGAEGSYGRLGYVVEGDFADNEVAWKSVYASVDHRLFGTQAELSIGNRLNDRGLDGSSSTTNTPFADRNVVGTLILPQRGLFGVGLTERVFGQGWHASLSVAGNDLNNAGEDNDSLTVAARAHWNPLLSEAATVHLGAWAFHEDIPAGATGVLRSSAISGHFNDLVKIAPGALAGAERGTAYGVEAAGFFGPGWVSGEWGTRRIGGVGSAGRYDVDHSAWTVSGGVFLSGASPAYTAKSGTWGKVKVQDPVTSGGRGAWELRARYEDVDYDELPTGGTGHAWTVGTNWYLNDYARVMLDAVFWQTDNRSGAYRGQDEGYTFNTRFQVAF
- the ybaK gene encoding Cys-tRNA(Pro) deacylase yields the protein MTPAIALLKREKITHTVHSYAHDPKADSYGGEAVEKLGLDPAQVFKTLLASSETHELLVAIVPVAGQLDLKALAEAAGCKRCEMAGVDEAQRATGYLVGGISPLAQKKRLRSFLDASAQALPRLHVSAGRRGLEVELAPADLLRLTGGRYAPIGRPR